One stretch of Pedobacter riviphilus DNA includes these proteins:
- the gmk gene encoding guanylate kinase: protein MQGKLIIFSAPSGAGKTTIVHHLLTKFPELSFSISATTRELRGAETHENDYYFISKEEFLHKVARQEFVEFEEVYNGTFYGTLRSEIERIWNEGKHVIFDIDVEGGLRLKRKYEDDALAIFVQPPSLEVLKERLSGRGTDSPEKLQERFIKAEKELLYADKFDVVLKNFDLNTACAEAEQLVGDFLKK, encoded by the coding sequence ATGCAAGGCAAATTAATCATATTTTCGGCACCATCAGGAGCAGGTAAAACCACTATAGTACATCATTTGTTAACGAAATTTCCTGAGCTGAGCTTTTCTATTTCTGCAACTACCCGCGAATTGAGAGGCGCTGAAACACACGAAAACGATTACTATTTTATTAGCAAAGAAGAGTTTTTACACAAAGTTGCCCGCCAGGAATTTGTAGAATTCGAAGAGGTTTATAACGGAACCTTTTACGGCACCTTGCGTTCAGAAATAGAACGTATCTGGAACGAAGGCAAACATGTAATTTTCGATATTGATGTAGAGGGCGGTTTACGTTTAAAAAGAAAATACGAAGACGATGCGTTGGCGATTTTTGTTCAGCCACCATCATTGGAAGTATTGAAAGAACGTTTAAGCGGCCGTGGAACAGATAGCCCTGAAAAATTGCAGGAACGTTTTATCAAAGCCGAAAAAGAGCTGCTTTATGCTGACAAATTCGATGTGGTCTTAAAAAATTTCGATCTTAATACAGCCTGTGCAGAAGCAGAACAATTGGTAGGGGATTTCTTGAAGAAATAA
- a CDS encoding thioredoxin family protein — protein MKRLVILFAAVLISTSAFSQAKKEGVHIYNPQADAKAEIASAVAKAAKENKHVLLQVGGNWCSWCIAFHNLVDSTATLKKYINDNFETVLVNYSPENKNESVLASLGYPQRFGFPVFLILDGKGKVLHIENSSYLETDEVAANGKKKVGHDVKKITSFLKGWTTTAVNPETYKPKAR, from the coding sequence ATGAAAAGATTAGTCATTTTATTTGCGGCTGTATTAATTTCGACCTCAGCTTTTAGCCAGGCAAAAAAAGAAGGCGTTCATATCTATAATCCACAGGCAGATGCCAAAGCAGAAATTGCTTCAGCAGTTGCAAAAGCGGCCAAAGAGAATAAACATGTTTTGTTACAGGTTGGTGGTAACTGGTGTAGCTGGTGTATTGCATTCCATAATTTGGTTGACAGCACAGCAACATTAAAAAAATACATTAATGATAATTTTGAAACCGTTCTGGTTAATTACAGCCCCGAAAATAAAAACGAAAGTGTTTTGGCCAGTTTAGGATATCCTCAACGCTTCGGCTTTCCGGTATTTTTAATCCTTGATGGCAAAGGCAAAGTATTACACATCGAAAATTCTTCTTATTTAGAAACAGATGAAGTTGCTGCCAATGGTAAAAAGAAAGTTGGACATGATGTTAAAAAAATTACCTCGTTTTTAAAGGGATGGACAACCACTGCGGTTAATCCTGAAACTTATAAGCCGAAGGCCAGATAG
- a CDS encoding lysophospholipid acyltransferase family protein: MRKLLGGFYLLYSAIVFFILMLIVCPFILFSTGIFKEKTGRKISFYFLKFWAWSFSLITFLWFSANGERIDTSRAYIYVGNHSSFLDAVAIVICIPQAFSPLGKIEMLKIPVFGWIYKRLVVMIDRSSRESRDHSVAELRKDLADGQSILIFPEGTMNKSDQPLNPFYDGAFRLAIETQTPVLPFAILNSRAHLPRTAPLMLNPGLIKTVFGEAIEVKGLVAEDLEELKAKTFKAILSMLEK; the protein is encoded by the coding sequence ATGAGAAAACTACTGGGAGGGTTTTATTTACTCTATTCGGCAATTGTATTTTTTATACTCATGCTTATTGTTTGCCCCTTTATTCTCTTCAGTACTGGTATTTTTAAAGAGAAAACAGGAAGAAAAATTTCATTCTATTTTTTAAAATTCTGGGCATGGAGCTTTAGTCTTATCACTTTTCTATGGTTTTCAGCCAACGGAGAAAGAATTGACACTTCTCGGGCTTATATTTACGTAGGTAACCATAGTTCGTTTTTAGATGCGGTTGCCATTGTAATCTGTATTCCACAGGCTTTCAGTCCGCTGGGAAAGATAGAAATGCTTAAAATACCGGTATTTGGCTGGATTTACAAACGTTTGGTGGTGATGATTGATCGAAGTAGCCGAGAAAGCCGCGACCATTCTGTAGCCGAGCTGCGGAAAGACCTGGCCGACGGGCAATCGATTTTGATTTTTCCCGAAGGCACGATGAATAAATCCGATCAACCTTTAAATCCATTTTATGATGGGGCATTTCGTTTAGCCATAGAAACGCAGACACCCGTTTTACCTTTTGCCATATTGAACAGTAGGGCACATTTACCGCGTACAGCCCCACTTATGCTAAATCCCGGATTGATTAAAACTGTATTTGGCGAAGCTATCGAGGTAAAAGGTTTAGTAGCTGAGGATTTGGAAGAATTGAAAGCAAAAACTTTTAAGGCTATATTAAGCATGTTGGAAAAGTAA
- a CDS encoding YicC/YloC family endoribonuclease, which yields MTGYGLATADYANAKYSVEIKSLNSKFLELNLKYPKAFSDKELILRNICSKDIERGKVSLSINVERTNGEVTGATINTALLSHYYKQLIAVNDELGADSSNLLQTALTFPDVISYKEESVSEDEWNHLFQIFNSALANFNKFREDEGAVLKADLELRIKNILSYFKSVEELEPKRITAIRDKFAQFLDDAVGKVNIDQNRFEQELIYYIDKIDITEEKTRLKSHCDYFLQTLASKEANGKKMGFISQEIGREINTMGAKANDAQMQQFVVGMKEELEKIKEQLLNVL from the coding sequence ATGACAGGATACGGCTTAGCAACAGCCGATTATGCAAATGCAAAGTATAGTGTCGAAATCAAATCGCTCAACAGTAAATTCCTGGAGCTGAATTTAAAATACCCTAAAGCTTTTTCTGATAAAGAGCTGATTCTGCGTAACATCTGCAGTAAAGACATTGAAAGGGGAAAAGTAAGTTTAAGCATCAATGTAGAGCGCACCAATGGCGAAGTTACTGGTGCCACCATTAATACTGCTTTATTAAGCCACTACTACAAACAACTTATTGCCGTTAATGACGAATTAGGTGCCGACAGCAGCAACTTGTTGCAAACTGCTTTAACTTTTCCGGATGTGATCAGCTATAAAGAGGAAAGTGTGAGTGAAGATGAGTGGAACCATTTATTCCAGATTTTCAATTCGGCTTTAGCCAATTTCAATAAATTCAGAGAAGATGAAGGCGCTGTTTTAAAGGCAGATTTAGAGCTGAGAATTAAAAACATTCTTTCTTATTTTAAATCTGTTGAGGAGTTAGAGCCTAAAAGAATTACTGCAATCCGTGATAAATTTGCCCAGTTTTTGGATGATGCAGTAGGCAAAGTAAATATTGATCAGAACCGTTTCGAACAGGAGTTGATTTATTATATCGATAAAATTGATATTACTGAAGAAAAAACACGGTTAAAAAGCCATTGTGATTATTTCTTGCAAACTTTAGCAAGCAAAGAAGCAAATGGAAAAAAAATGGGTTTCATTTCTCAGGAAATAGGAAGAGAAATCAATACCATGGGTGCTAAAGCAAATGATGCCCAGATGCAACAATTTGTTGTAGGTATGAAAGAAGAATTAGAAAAGATAAAAGAACAATTACTGAATGTGTTGTAA
- a CDS encoding glycoside hydrolase family 3 protein, whose amino-acid sequence MKKNLFILIALCGAAFSTSAQQKTYLELLANQPKWVDSVFNKLNRRERIAQMFFVRAHTNLGKKYTDSVGQVIKKEQLGGVIFFQGGPGRQVLATNAYQKLSRVPLIVANDGEWGLGMRLDSTVSYPYQMTLGAIQNKELLYKMGLEIAKDYKRMGMQMNLAPDADINNNPKNPVINYRSFGENKYNVASKVAAYMKGMQDGGLLTTLKHFPGHGDTDVDSHYDLPQLTFSATRLDTLEMYPFKELIKQGASGVMIAHMNIPSLDNTPNLPSTLSKPIVTGILKQKLGFKGLIISDAMDMKGVVKYFKDGEADLMGIIAGNDIIELSENSDRAIKLVRKAVRQDRVSMAEIDQSVRKILTAKYWAGLARRDTIVTQGIVSGVNRNASNALVQELANASVTLLKGKDYIKRLIPIRRTAIISIGVPSVTTFQKEISKGYYNSVYYVLDKDASATQISNIAREIGAFDQVIVGIHDSRARPANNIPLNAGVKNFIKELSAKNAVFALFANPYNLAGLSGLENSKGLVVAYQKEDYMQISAAAVINNRLMPTGKLPVSIAPFYKFGEGL is encoded by the coding sequence GTGAAAAAAAACTTATTTATACTCATTGCCCTTTGTGGCGCTGCATTTTCGACAAGCGCACAACAGAAAACCTATTTAGAATTATTGGCGAATCAACCTAAATGGGTCGATTCGGTTTTTAATAAACTTAATCGTAGAGAGCGTATTGCACAGATGTTCTTTGTTAGGGCGCATACCAATCTGGGTAAAAAATATACCGATTCAGTTGGTCAGGTAATTAAAAAGGAACAATTGGGTGGGGTTATCTTTTTTCAGGGAGGCCCCGGCCGACAGGTTTTAGCCACCAATGCCTATCAGAAATTAAGCCGAGTGCCTCTTATTGTAGCAAATGATGGAGAATGGGGCCTGGGCATGCGTTTGGATAGTACCGTTTCTTATCCTTACCAAATGACTTTAGGCGCCATTCAAAACAAAGAACTTTTGTATAAAATGGGCCTGGAAATAGCTAAAGATTACAAACGTATGGGCATGCAAATGAATTTAGCTCCTGATGCCGATATTAATAACAACCCCAAAAACCCAGTTATCAATTACCGTTCTTTTGGCGAAAACAAATACAATGTAGCCAGTAAAGTTGCCGCTTATATGAAAGGCATGCAAGATGGCGGCTTATTAACCACATTGAAGCACTTTCCTGGTCATGGCGATACTGATGTAGATTCGCATTACGATTTGCCTCAGCTTACTTTTTCGGCCACACGTTTGGATACTTTAGAAATGTATCCATTCAAAGAACTGATTAAACAAGGGGCCTCCGGAGTGATGATTGCGCACATGAACATTCCCTCTTTAGATAATACTCCAAATTTGCCTTCTACACTTTCCAAGCCGATTGTTACGGGCATTTTAAAGCAGAAATTAGGCTTTAAAGGGCTGATTATTTCGGATGCAATGGACATGAAGGGTGTGGTAAAATACTTTAAAGATGGAGAAGCTGATTTGATGGGGATCATTGCCGGAAACGATATTATTGAGCTATCTGAAAACAGCGATAGGGCCATCAAATTGGTGCGTAAAGCAGTAAGACAAGATCGTGTAAGCATGGCCGAAATAGATCAGAGTGTGCGCAAAATATTGACTGCCAAATACTGGGCTGGCCTGGCCAGGCGCGATACCATTGTAACCCAGGGCATTGTTTCCGGGGTTAACCGAAATGCGAGCAATGCTTTAGTACAAGAGCTGGCCAATGCATCGGTAACTTTGTTAAAAGGTAAAGATTATATAAAACGTCTTATTCCAATCAGAAGAACAGCCATTATCAGTATTGGTGTACCTTCGGTAACCACTTTCCAAAAAGAGATTTCAAAAGGTTACTATAACTCTGTTTATTATGTATTGGATAAAGATGCAAGCGCTACGCAGATTTCGAACATTGCCCGCGAAATCGGTGCATTTGATCAGGTGATTGTTGGTATTCACGATAGCCGCGCAAGACCTGCAAACAATATACCGCTAAATGCAGGAGTAAAGAACTTTATTAAAGAATTATCAGCCAAAAATGCGGTTTTCGCTTTGTTTGCAAACCCATATAATCTGGCTGGCTTATCGGGCTTAGAAAACAGTAAAGGTTTGGTGGTAGCCTATCAAAAAGAAGATTATATGCAGATTTCAGCTGCTGCGGTAATTAATAACAGATTGATGCCAACGGGCAAATTACCCGTTAGTATCGCTCCGTTTTATAAATTCGGGGAAGGATTGTAA
- a CDS encoding tRNA threonylcarbamoyladenosine dehydratase, which translates to MSDVSWLSRSALLVGNDGIDKLQSKHVLVIGLGGVGSFAAEFICRSGIGEMTIVDGDVVDPTNRNRQLPALATNHGVSKAAIMQERLLSINPELKLHVVNTFLTPEKCREILEADFDYIMDCIDSVMPKITLLGTALEKNIPIVSSMGAGGKMDPTRLRITMLPDTYQCVFASYVRKRLNKLANAAKIKAVFSTEEMDKKSMIMTDGSNFKRSAYGTVSYLPAAFGGACASVVIRDLLGLPIEMAERPARISHKTLNKRKSKKA; encoded by the coding sequence ATGTCTGACGTTAGCTGGCTTTCGCGCTCTGCCCTACTTGTTGGGAATGATGGAATAGATAAACTCCAATCGAAACATGTTTTAGTGATCGGTTTAGGTGGTGTAGGCTCTTTTGCCGCCGAATTTATTTGCCGCTCAGGAATTGGAGAAATGACCATTGTTGATGGTGATGTAGTGGACCCAACCAACCGGAACAGGCAGTTACCCGCTTTAGCAACCAATCATGGTGTGAGCAAGGCTGCAATTATGCAAGAACGTTTATTGTCTATTAATCCCGAATTAAAACTCCACGTGGTAAATACTTTCCTCACACCAGAGAAATGTCGGGAAATTTTAGAGGCCGATTTCGATTACATTATGGATTGTATTGATAGTGTAATGCCAAAAATCACTTTGTTAGGAACAGCATTGGAAAAGAATATTCCTATTGTAAGTTCAATGGGTGCTGGCGGTAAAATGGATCCCACACGCTTAAGGATTACGATGCTCCCTGATACTTATCAATGTGTTTTTGCCAGTTATGTACGCAAAAGATTAAATAAACTTGCCAATGCGGCAAAAATAAAAGCTGTTTTCTCCACAGAAGAAATGGATAAAAAATCTATGATCATGACTGATGGAAGCAATTTCAAACGCTCTGCTTATGGTACAGTTTCTTACCTGCCCGCAGCATTTGGTGGTGCTTGTGCATCGGTGGTAATCCGCGATTTGCTTGGCCTTCCCATCGAAATGGCCGAACGTCCAGCAAGGATAAGCCATAAAACACTCAATAAACGAAAAAGTAAAAAAGCCTGA
- a CDS encoding TatD family hydrolase gives MDFLDIHTHKVATQPGVISIQSLSLTSDIFLAMPKTKPISVGLHPWFAKIDQLELQMKYLSVVANQTNVKQIGECGLDRLRGENLENQIIILKNQIELAEKINKPLILHCVKCFAELIAIKDRLKVKVPMVIHGFNKNEELGEQLLDKGFLLSFGLTALKENSGAAKLIQSTNNFFLETDDADISIEEIYRAAAILKKCTVDELKARIFTDWNKLNLKN, from the coding sequence ATGGATTTTTTAGACATACATACCCACAAAGTTGCTACCCAACCTGGTGTAATCAGTATTCAAAGTTTATCGTTAACCAGCGATATCTTTTTAGCAATGCCTAAAACCAAGCCAATTTCCGTTGGACTGCATCCCTGGTTTGCTAAAATTGATCAACTCGAACTGCAGATGAAATATCTAAGCGTTGTAGCCAATCAAACAAACGTAAAACAGATTGGAGAGTGCGGATTAGATAGGTTAAGGGGCGAAAATTTAGAAAATCAGATCATAATCTTGAAAAATCAGATCGAATTGGCAGAAAAGATCAATAAACCTTTGATTTTGCATTGCGTTAAATGTTTCGCTGAATTAATTGCTATTAAAGACCGGTTGAAAGTTAAAGTACCCATGGTTATTCATGGTTTTAATAAAAACGAAGAACTTGGCGAACAATTATTGGATAAAGGATTTCTACTTTCTTTTGGTTTAACCGCCTTGAAGGAAAACTCAGGAGCGGCAAAACTGATTCAAAGTACCAATAATTTTTTCCTGGAAACAGATGATGCTGATATTTCCATTGAGGAAATTTACCGGGCAGCAGCCATTTTAAAAAAATGTACTGTAGATGAACTCAAAGCTCGTATTTTTACCGACTGGAATAAATTGAATTTAAAAAACTAG
- a CDS encoding UvrD-helicase domain-containing protein codes for MPQPLKILQASAGSGKTFSLTAHYLTLLFSGDNKYREILAVTFTNKATEEMKTRILEVLLGLAKGNPSKKIDDYRKLILLAYPILSPQELQFKADKIYRKILHDYSRFSVSTIDGFVQKVIRGFAFELGLNADYNLEMNYDKVKDDLVNKLDEALDHNKQLLQWIIDLAIERISDNKSWNYKFELYNLIGEIFSERFQIFEDAVSVLGLENIDELFKKYISVTKAEIKNFEEELISLATEANEALNVIGVETEHLKGKSRSPLAKVILVARGDFSKIEPLFSLINEPDEWFQKNTNFPEAYDTVNPILLKLKAHYLAHLPNYSLAIAFNKNLYYLRLMQEIAVLLKEYRAENDNLLISDAQKLISGITEDAGDNPSFIWEKVGNRYRNFLFDEFQDTSTSQWGSFKSLLTNAMATPSQDLIDHLIVGDTKQSIYRWRNGDWNILHKQAKLDVGAENVLEESLEENYRSAENIITFNNFLYKAIPLTLQNELNENLATKPESISKWWQEQHYQQIITDIYSGSTQNFATNTLKGGTIKIKKFGKDHAPNEARFTETVFRDIALDDVVEEINYLKNEQKYALKDIAILVRSNSEALLAVKKLMEHKLPVLSGDALLISNNSAIQLIINTLKVLIGLEAQTALYKANCIALYHSLHDKEIDANYYLNLTNKPLSTLTAVLPVALCENWQSWLQLPLPELVEILIESYGLKNLTNNLPYLLAFRDLTGSAAKLGEKGIISFLTWWEEDGIKKSLPSPEGADAIQIITIHKSKGLAFRAVFVPFCNWEIKGKPNGTFWVSSEETVYKELKGIPLKYNEALADSAIAKAYYEELLYNNMDALNMLYVATTRSKDYLYIATMAKKELKLSNMGDVINFTFDEQFDENGVYEIVDHVMVESKTEESKFISLNSYPTTTRLSELYIPSEDKHLKHLVNIEKSGRKGSLLHDILASASNTKEVEDYTINLVLQGIIKEEEKQKLIDSALEVLNNPELQVILGKASESIVEKNIIDANGKLHRPDRVLINADEVIILDYKFTLEESDKHIEQVNNYRILLTEMGYQNIKTYLFYAVKGKLKLV; via the coding sequence ATGCCCCAGCCCCTCAAAATTCTTCAAGCCTCTGCAGGTTCCGGTAAAACGTTCAGTTTAACTGCACATTACCTTACATTGCTATTTAGTGGCGATAATAAATATCGCGAAATTTTAGCAGTAACCTTTACCAATAAGGCTACCGAAGAAATGAAAACCAGGATCCTCGAAGTATTACTTGGGCTGGCAAAAGGTAATCCATCAAAAAAAATCGACGACTATCGGAAGCTTATTCTACTCGCCTATCCGATATTAAGCCCACAGGAATTACAATTTAAAGCAGATAAGATATACCGTAAGATCCTGCATGACTATAGTCGTTTTTCTGTAAGTACCATTGATGGCTTTGTTCAAAAAGTAATTCGTGGTTTTGCTTTTGAACTTGGCCTAAATGCCGATTATAATTTAGAAATGAATTATGATAAGGTGAAAGATGATCTCGTAAATAAACTGGATGAAGCTTTAGACCATAACAAACAGCTTTTGCAATGGATTATCGACCTGGCCATCGAACGCATCAGCGACAATAAAAGCTGGAACTATAAATTCGAACTCTATAACCTCATCGGAGAAATATTTTCTGAACGTTTCCAGATTTTTGAAGATGCGGTTAGTGTTTTAGGTTTAGAAAACATTGATGAATTATTTAAAAAATACATTAGTGTTACCAAAGCCGAAATCAAAAACTTTGAAGAAGAACTGATTTCGCTGGCTACCGAAGCGAACGAAGCTTTGAATGTGATCGGGGTAGAAACCGAACACCTCAAAGGGAAATCGAGAAGCCCGCTGGCTAAAGTTATCCTGGTCGCCAGAGGCGATTTTTCGAAGATTGAACCACTTTTCAGTTTAATCAACGAGCCAGATGAGTGGTTTCAGAAGAATACAAATTTCCCAGAAGCTTATGATACGGTAAATCCGATACTACTAAAGTTAAAAGCGCATTATTTAGCGCATTTGCCAAACTACAGTCTGGCTATTGCCTTTAATAAAAACCTTTATTATTTAAGGTTAATGCAGGAAATTGCAGTGCTTTTGAAAGAATACAGGGCCGAAAACGATAACTTGCTCATCAGCGATGCTCAAAAACTGATTTCGGGAATTACAGAAGATGCCGGCGACAACCCTTCGTTTATCTGGGAAAAGGTGGGCAACAGGTATCGCAATTTTTTATTCGACGAATTTCAGGATACTTCCACTAGTCAATGGGGAAGTTTTAAATCATTGTTGACCAATGCTATGGCCACGCCAAGTCAGGATTTGATTGACCACCTGATTGTTGGCGATACTAAACAGTCTATTTACCGCTGGCGCAATGGCGATTGGAACATTCTGCATAAACAGGCCAAGCTTGATGTTGGTGCAGAAAATGTACTCGAAGAAAGTTTAGAAGAAAATTACCGCAGTGCAGAAAACATCATTACTTTTAATAATTTCCTTTATAAAGCTATTCCGCTTACTTTACAAAATGAGCTGAATGAAAATCTGGCTACCAAACCTGAAAGTATTTCCAAATGGTGGCAAGAACAGCACTATCAACAGATTATTACAGATATTTATAGTGGATCGACCCAAAATTTCGCCACCAATACGTTAAAAGGAGGAACTATAAAAATCAAAAAATTCGGTAAAGATCATGCACCAAATGAAGCGCGCTTTACTGAAACTGTTTTTAGGGATATTGCCCTGGATGATGTCGTTGAAGAAATAAACTACCTCAAAAATGAGCAGAAATATGCACTAAAAGATATCGCCATTTTGGTACGTTCGAACAGCGAAGCTTTATTAGCTGTTAAAAAATTAATGGAGCACAAGCTGCCTGTTTTATCGGGCGATGCCTTACTCATTTCGAATAACTCAGCCATTCAACTCATCATTAATACCTTAAAAGTGCTGATCGGTTTAGAAGCTCAAACGGCCCTTTATAAGGCCAATTGTATTGCTCTTTATCATTCTTTGCACGATAAAGAGATTGATGCCAATTATTACCTCAACCTCACCAATAAACCTTTAAGCACGCTTACCGCCGTTTTACCCGTTGCTTTGTGCGAGAACTGGCAAAGCTGGCTGCAACTTCCACTGCCCGAGCTGGTAGAGATATTAATTGAAAGTTATGGATTAAAAAATCTCACCAACAATTTACCTTACCTACTCGCTTTTAGAGACTTGACGGGCTCTGCTGCAAAACTAGGTGAAAAAGGTATTATTTCATTTTTAACCTGGTGGGAAGAAGACGGTATTAAAAAATCATTGCCTTCACCAGAGGGTGCCGATGCCATACAGATCATTACCATCCACAAATCAAAAGGTTTAGCATTTAGGGCCGTTTTTGTACCTTTTTGCAATTGGGAAATTAAAGGTAAACCCAATGGCACTTTCTGGGTTTCATCAGAAGAAACGGTTTATAAGGAATTAAAAGGTATTCCTTTAAAATATAATGAGGCATTGGCCGATTCGGCAATTGCAAAGGCATATTACGAAGAGCTGCTTTATAATAATATGGACGCCCTTAACATGCTTTATGTAGCCACCACACGTTCTAAAGATTACCTCTACATTGCTACAATGGCTAAAAAGGAATTGAAATTATCCAATATGGGCGATGTAATCAATTTCACTTTCGATGAGCAATTTGATGAAAATGGCGTGTACGAAATCGTTGATCATGTAATGGTTGAAAGTAAAACTGAAGAATCGAAGTTCATTAGTTTAAATAGTTATCCAACCACTACGCGCTTATCAGAGCTTTATATCCCTTCTGAAGACAAACATTTAAAACACCTGGTTAATATTGAGAAATCAGGTAGAAAAGGTTCCTTATTACACGATATCCTGGCCAGTGCCAGTAATACAAAAGAAGTAGAAGATTATACCATAAACCTGGTTTTGCAGGGCATTATCAAAGAAGAAGAAAAGCAGAAATTAATCGATTCGGCATTGGAAGTATTAAACAATCCCGAACTTCAGGTCATTTTGGGTAAAGCGAGCGAAAGTATAGTAGAAAAAAATATTATTGATGCCAATGGAAAACTGCATCGCCCTGACCGCGTTTTGATTAACGCCGACGAGGTAATCATCCTTGACTATAAATTTACCCTCGAAGAAAGCGATAAACACATCGAACAGGTAAATAATTACAGAATCTTACTTACTGAAATGGGTTATCAGAATATCAAAACCTATCTTTTCTACGCTGTTAAAGGCAAATTGAAATTAGTATAA
- a CDS encoding type II toxin-antitoxin system VapC family toxin, protein MQLLLDTHTFIWFINGDSSLPKKVVNEIKNLNNQCFISIASIWEIAIKSKLNKLSLSADFEKILDFLDQNQIEILPISFDHIITLNELDFHHRDPFDRILIAQGISENLTILTKDQNFSFYKVKALW, encoded by the coding sequence ATGCAGCTTCTGTTGGACACGCATACATTTATCTGGTTTATAAATGGAGATTCATCCTTGCCAAAGAAGGTAGTTAATGAAATTAAAAACCTCAATAATCAATGTTTTATTAGCATTGCTAGTATTTGGGAAATTGCAATTAAATCTAAATTAAACAAACTTTCTTTAAGCGCAGATTTCGAAAAAATTTTAGATTTTCTGGATCAAAATCAAATAGAAATATTGCCAATTTCGTTCGATCATATTATTACGCTGAATGAATTAGATTTTCATCATCGCGATCCATTTGATCGGATTTTAATTGCTCAGGGCATCTCTGAAAACTTAACGATTTTAACAAAAGACCAAAATTTTAGCTTTTATAAGGTTAAAGCGCTTTGGTAA
- the vapB gene encoding type II toxin-antitoxin system VapB family antitoxin gives MTDIQLYSQISSLPSDLKKQVSDFVSSLKKKSKASKKLKERQFGYAKDFFKMAADFDEPLEDFKDYM, from the coding sequence ATGACTGATATTCAATTATATAGCCAAATATCCTCATTGCCTTCAGATCTGAAGAAGCAAGTGTCTGATTTTGTCTCATCCCTAAAGAAAAAGTCGAAAGCCAGTAAAAAATTGAAAGAAAGACAATTTGGCTATGCCAAAGATTTCTTTAAAATGGCTGCTGATTTTGATGAACCATTAGAAGACTTTAAAGATTATATGTAA